A section of the Lagopus muta isolate bLagMut1 chromosome 17, bLagMut1 primary, whole genome shotgun sequence genome encodes:
- the SNRPD3 gene encoding small nuclear ribonucleoprotein Sm D3 has translation MSIGVPIKVLHEAEGHIVTCETNTGEVYRGKLIEAEDNMNCQMSNITVTYRDGRVAQLEQVYIRGSKIRFLILPDMLKNAPMLKSMKNKNQGSGAGRGKAAILKAQVAARGRGRGMGRGNIFQKRR, from the exons atgtCGATCGGAGTGCCCATTAAGGTCCTGCATGAGGCGGAGGGCCACATTGTGACCTGTGAGACCAACACCGGGGAGGTGTACCGTGGGAAGCTCATTGAAGCAGAAGACAACATGAATTGTCAG ATGTCCAACATAACGGTGACGTACAGAGATGGGCGAGTGGCGCAGCTTGAGCAGGTGTACATCAGAGGCAGCAAGATACGGTTTCTAATTTTACCAGATATGCTGAAGAACGCTCCTATGCTGAAGAGCATGAAGAATAAGAACCAGGGGTCTGGAGCTGGCCGAGGAAAAGCAGCTATTCTCAAAGCTCAGG tggcTGCAAGAGGAAGAGGCCGTGGGATGGGTCGTGGCAACATCTTCCAGAAGCGAAGATAA
- the LRRC75B gene encoding leucine-rich repeat-containing protein 75B, translating into MLCVLRASNSSPKQRGSSQLQQWEFRLSCWLYWERDSAACKVSALGSDLCFLNAPLDRSGSVWGPAKVCRVLLGDGSDEENIPTHSGGRRGQNYVIVRRRAKGASSAPAAERQKTAARSPKKLPGVLRKASPAPYVRRVGWLREIQATIREHKREHAVHILRLLRKDLGLEGTFLNEVLYKNATFLNLVDPISHDLLMSLARDLQCPKKEYDPWKSSDRICRQLIYHLTPHSKWHRHGMPRRKSQMCLKNSLQKKVSQGSMDLSGIPLTMRDVHRMAYYLQNNGDHLTSVDLSFTELNDDMVRLLLPFLWVLPKLTHLSLNGNRLTRATMKELTDTMKDMNKFPCLAWVDLGNNVDVSSMPQPLLVGLRKRLSQQTTLPTIYEALDCDPEISSGQEGGRPEGEEAGSTPRLAVPQQGCER; encoded by the exons ATGCTCTGTGTGCTGCGGGCATCCAACAGCAGTCCTAAGCAAAGAGGAAGCTCACAGCTCCAGCAATGGGAAttcaggctgagctgctggttATACTGGGAGCGTGACTCGGCTGCCTGCAAAGTCTCAGCTCTGGGATCCGACCTTTGCTTTCTCAACGCCCCGTTGGATCGCAGCGGTTCAGTCTGGGGACCTGCTAAAGTTTGTCGCGTGCTGCTGGGGGATGGAAGCGATGAGGAAAACATTCCTACCCACAGCGGCGGGAGAAGGGGACAGAATTATGTTATCGTCCGCCGGCGGGCAAAAGGCgcctcctctgctccagcagcagagcgGCAGAAAACGGCTGCCCGCAGCCCAAAG AAGCTGCCCGGGGTGCTGCGGAAAGCCTCGCCCGCTCCCTACGTGCGGAGGGTGGGGTGGCTGCGGGAGATTCAGGCCACCATCCGAGAACACAAGCGGGAGCACGCCGTGCACAtcctcaggctgctcaggaag gaccTGGGACTGGAAGGAACATTCCTCAATGAAGTCCTCTACAAAAATGCAACCTTCCTCAACTTGGTGGATCCCATCTCCCATGACCTGCTGATGAGCCTTGCTAGAGACCTGCAGTGTCCCAAAAAG GAATATGACCCCTGGAAGTCCTCAGATAGGATCTGCAGGCAGCTAATCTACCACCTGACCCCACACTCCAAATGGCACCGGCATGGCATGCCCCGCAGGAAGTCCCAGATGTG CCTGAAGAACAGCCTGCAGAAGAAGGTGAGCCAGGGCTCCATGGATCTGTCCGGGATCCCTCTGACCATGCGGGACGTGCACCGCATGGCGTACTACCTTCAGAACAACGGGGACCACCTCACCTCCGTGGACCTGAGCTTCACCGAGCTGAACGACGACATGGTGcgcctgctgctgcccttcctctgGGTGCTGCCCAAGCTCACCCACCTTTCCCTCAACGGCAACCGACTGACGCGAGCAACCATGAAGGAGCTGACTGACACCATGAAGGACATGAACAAGTTCCCTTGCCTGGCTTGGGTAGACCTCGGCAACAACGTGGATGTCTCGTCCATGCCACAGCCTTTGCTCGTGGGCCTGCGCAAGCGTCTCAGCCAGCAGACCACGCTGCCAACCATTTACGAGGCTCTCGACTGTGACCCAGAGATCTCCAGTGGGCAGGAGGGCGGCCGGCCGGAGGGCGAGGAAGCAGGGAGCACCCCACGACTCGCTGTCCCTCAGCAGGGCTGCGAGAGGTGA